One region of Intestinimonas massiliensis (ex Afouda et al. 2020) genomic DNA includes:
- a CDS encoding Ig-like domain-containing protein, which produces MKPKKLSRFLSAVLALALVAGLMPAAFAAEGEDIIEQTKLTLKIGDTEALIATSEEVDIEWSSDNADIAAVDDSGTVTAKSEGIAIITAKAGDSVDTCSVTVEEPADPKVTGITLSPDTLDLTVGDTEILSPEVTADEGADTTVTWETSSRNVATVDNGKVTAVGPGTATITAKAGDQEATCEVKVSAQEMPAASITVAPTKLSLIVGESNTLAVATVPEGQAVSWTSSDDKIAAVSGGKVTAVAKGTATITASIEVEGQKKSAACEVTVSEATGTTALSKSSLTLSLKDSETLSVTNAPSGASVTWKSSKTTVASVDSNGKITAVAAGTATITASVNGTELKCEVTVKSPSLNKGSLSIGVKKTSTLSVNDLASGATVSWSSSKTTVATVSSSGTVTGKASGKATITATITYADKSTRSLTCSVTVTSGTDDITYSVKAGEAVNLSRSDFNDASKDATGYDLSYVKFSASSTSKGLLCYNYDSGDYDKKVSTSTSYYYAGSSSKSYLSKVSFLADSDASGETTFSYTGYDTKGNSFTGSIVITISKSSGDIKYTTGLNEPVSFSRSDFNSYCKDKTTSSSTLDYVKFTLPSSSKGTLYYKYDKSGEEKISSSDKFYYSDSPALEDLSFVPAKNWSGTVSIEFSGRNSKNASFSGTVSITISKSSQSISYTVDKNESVTFDDSDFNSYCKDETGSSMDYVKFTLPSSSKGTLYYKYDKSGEKEVTSSTKYYRSDSPALEDVTFVPAKNYTGTVSIDFTGKSTGDETFSGTLKIYVGTSASGDITYTAATGASVTFKSSDFNTFCKDETSSNLDYVKFTLPSSSKGTLYYKYDQSGEKKVTSSTSYYRSSSPYLEDVTFVPAKSVTGSVSIDFSGKSTSGKSISGTVVIQYSTIKDASVVSYTTGYAPVKFRGSDFSAACSARGSAALTSVKFNLPDASTGRLYYSYASPTSYGGTVSSGTSYGVSSGSSIDNVTFVPKAGYKGTVHFTYTGTDKNGSTFTGHVQIIVTPPSASSHFTDMGKYGWAAPSVDFLYESKVTTGTTSTTYGPSGNITRGDFVLMLSRAFSFADYGSDNFSDVPANSYYAKAIASAKAMGIAQGSNGKFNPTAALTREDAMVLLQRTMSRTGRSIADASNSYLDRFSDGSSVSSYAKGAVAALIQAGIIQGDNTGRINPKGSLTRAEMAVILHRVLTL; this is translated from the coding sequence ATGAAACCGAAAAAACTGTCCCGTTTTCTGTCCGCAGTTCTGGCGCTGGCCCTGGTTGCAGGCCTGATGCCCGCCGCATTCGCCGCCGAGGGCGAGGATATCATTGAGCAAACAAAACTCACCCTGAAAATCGGCGATACCGAGGCTCTGATCGCTACTTCCGAGGAGGTAGACATCGAATGGAGCAGCGACAACGCAGACATCGCCGCCGTGGATGACAGCGGCACCGTCACCGCCAAATCGGAAGGCATCGCCATCATCACCGCCAAGGCAGGCGATAGCGTCGATACCTGTTCGGTCACTGTGGAGGAACCCGCAGACCCGAAGGTCACTGGCATCACGCTCTCCCCTGACACGCTGGACCTGACCGTTGGGGACACCGAGATCCTCAGCCCAGAGGTCACCGCCGATGAGGGCGCCGACACCACCGTGACATGGGAAACCAGCAGCAGAAACGTTGCCACGGTGGACAACGGCAAAGTCACCGCCGTTGGGCCCGGCACGGCCACCATCACTGCCAAGGCTGGAGATCAGGAGGCTACCTGTGAAGTCAAGGTCTCCGCCCAGGAAATGCCCGCCGCCAGCATCACCGTGGCCCCCACCAAGCTCAGTCTGATCGTCGGGGAATCCAACACCCTGGCCGTTGCAACTGTCCCCGAAGGCCAGGCAGTCTCCTGGACCTCCAGCGACGATAAGATCGCCGCAGTAAGCGGCGGCAAAGTCACCGCCGTGGCCAAGGGCACCGCTACCATCACCGCCTCCATCGAGGTCGAGGGGCAGAAGAAATCCGCCGCCTGCGAGGTCACCGTCTCGGAAGCGACGGGTACCACCGCCCTCAGCAAGTCCTCCCTCACTCTGTCCCTGAAGGACTCGGAGACTCTGTCCGTGACCAACGCCCCCTCCGGCGCCTCCGTCACCTGGAAGAGCAGCAAGACCACCGTGGCTTCGGTAGACAGCAACGGTAAAATTACCGCCGTGGCCGCCGGCACCGCTACCATCACCGCCTCTGTCAACGGCACCGAGCTCAAATGCGAGGTAACAGTCAAGTCCCCCTCTCTCAATAAGGGCAGCCTGTCCATCGGAGTGAAAAAGACCAGCACCCTGTCTGTGAACGACCTTGCCTCTGGTGCCACGGTATCCTGGAGCAGCAGCAAGACCACCGTGGCCACGGTCAGCTCCAGCGGCACCGTCACCGGTAAGGCCAGCGGCAAAGCTACCATCACCGCCACCATCACCTATGCGGACAAGAGCACGAGATCCCTGACCTGCTCCGTCACCGTCACCTCCGGCACAGACGACATCACCTATTCCGTCAAGGCCGGTGAGGCGGTCAATCTCTCCCGCTCCGATTTCAATGACGCCAGCAAGGACGCCACCGGATACGATTTGAGCTATGTCAAATTCTCCGCTTCCTCCACTTCAAAGGGTCTGCTCTGCTATAACTACGACAGTGGGGATTACGACAAGAAGGTCTCCACCAGCACCTCCTATTACTATGCCGGCAGCTCCAGCAAGTCCTATCTCTCTAAGGTCTCCTTCCTGGCCGACTCCGACGCCTCCGGCGAGACCACCTTCTCCTACACCGGTTACGATACCAAGGGCAACTCCTTTACCGGTTCGATCGTCATCACCATCAGCAAGAGCTCCGGCGACATCAAGTACACCACTGGCCTCAACGAGCCGGTCTCCTTCAGCCGCAGCGATTTTAACTCCTACTGCAAAGATAAGACCACCTCCAGCTCCACGCTGGACTATGTGAAGTTCACCCTCCCCTCCTCCAGCAAGGGCACCCTCTACTACAAGTATGACAAGAGCGGTGAGGAGAAGATTTCCTCCTCCGACAAATTCTACTACAGCGACTCCCCCGCCCTGGAGGACCTCTCTTTTGTGCCCGCCAAGAACTGGTCCGGTACGGTCTCCATCGAGTTCTCCGGCCGGAACTCCAAAAATGCCAGCTTCTCCGGCACCGTGTCCATCACCATCTCCAAGTCCAGCCAGAGCATCTCCTACACCGTGGATAAAAACGAAAGCGTCACCTTTGATGACAGCGACTTCAACTCCTACTGCAAAGACGAGACCGGCTCCTCCATGGATTACGTGAAGTTTACCCTCCCCTCCTCCAGCAAAGGCACCCTCTATTATAAGTACGATAAGAGCGGGGAAAAGGAGGTCACTTCTTCCACCAAATACTATCGCTCCGACAGTCCTGCCCTGGAGGACGTCACCTTCGTCCCCGCCAAGAACTACACCGGGACCGTCTCCATCGACTTTACCGGAAAGAGCACCGGCGACGAGACCTTCTCCGGCACCCTGAAGATCTATGTGGGAACAAGCGCCTCCGGCGACATCACCTACACCGCCGCCACCGGCGCCTCGGTTACCTTCAAGAGCAGTGATTTCAACACCTTCTGCAAAGACGAGACCAGCTCCAATCTGGACTACGTGAAGTTTACCCTCCCCTCCTCCAGTAAGGGCACCCTTTATTACAAATACGATCAGAGCGGCGAAAAGAAGGTTACCTCCTCCACCAGCTACTATCGCTCCAGCAGTCCCTACCTGGAGGACGTCACCTTTGTGCCTGCCAAGTCCGTCACCGGCAGCGTGAGCATCGACTTCAGCGGCAAAAGCACCAGCGGTAAGTCCATCTCCGGCACGGTAGTCATTCAGTACAGCACCATCAAAGACGCGTCTGTGGTCAGCTATACCACCGGGTATGCTCCGGTCAAGTTCCGCGGCAGCGACTTTTCTGCGGCCTGTTCCGCCCGCGGCAGCGCGGCTCTCACCAGTGTCAAGTTCAACCTGCCCGACGCCAGCACCGGACGCCTCTATTACAGCTACGCCAGCCCCACCTCTTATGGCGGCACGGTAAGCAGCGGCACCTCCTACGGTGTGAGCTCCGGCTCCAGCATCGACAATGTAACCTTTGTCCCTAAGGCCGGATATAAGGGCACTGTCCACTTCACCTATACCGGCACCGATAAGAACGGCAGCACCTTCACTGGGCATGTCCAGATCATTGTGACGCCTCCCAGCGCCTCCTCCCACTTCACCGATATGGGCAAATACGGCTGGGCAGCTCCCTCCGTGGACTTCCTCTACGAGAGCAAGGTCACCACCGGCACTACCTCTACTACCTATGGCCCCTCCGGTAATATCACCCGCGGTGATTTTGTCCTCATGCTGTCCCGCGCCTTCAGCTTTGCCGATTACGGCAGCGACAACTTCTCCGACGTGCCTGCCAACAGCTATTATGCCAAGGCCATTGCCTCCGCCAAGGCCATGGGCATCGCTCAGGGAAGCAACGGCAAGTTCAACCCCACCGCCGCCCTCACCCGAGAGGACGCTATGGTACTCCTCCAGCGGACCATGAGCCGCACCGGCCGCTCCATTGCAGACGCCTCCAACTCCTATCTGGATCGTTTCTCGGACGGCAGCTCGGTCTCCAGCTATGCCAAGGGTGCCGTGGCCGCGCTGATTCAGGCGGGCATTATCCAGGGTGATAATACCGGCAGGATCAACCCCAAGGGCTCTCTCACCCGTGCGGAGATGGCCGTGATCCTCCATCGGGTCCTGACCCTGTGA
- the sigK gene encoding RNA polymerase sporulation sigma factor SigK, translating into MLSAWILLMLNSLFFSLRLSDGGGSFPRPLKAEEEKRYLERYAAGDMEARNVLIEHNLRLVAHIIKKYYTQTGSQDDLISIGTIGLIKGISTFKPDKNVRLATYASRCIENEILMHFRSQKKLQGEVSLSDTLDSDGEGNALSLMDVISVDDDMLENLDARDSCIQVRKLVEECLEEREKMIITMRYGLDNKPPRTQREIAAESGISRSYVSRIEKKALKKLKDAMDGGI; encoded by the coding sequence ATGCTTTCAGCCTGGATTTTGCTGATGCTCAACAGCCTGTTTTTTTCTCTGCGTCTGTCCGATGGGGGAGGTTCTTTTCCCAGGCCGCTGAAGGCTGAGGAGGAGAAGCGGTATCTGGAGCGCTATGCCGCCGGGGATATGGAGGCCCGCAACGTGCTAATCGAACACAATTTGCGCCTGGTGGCGCATATCATAAAAAAATACTACACCCAGACCGGCAGCCAGGACGATCTGATTTCCATCGGCACCATAGGACTGATCAAAGGGATCAGCACCTTCAAGCCGGATAAAAACGTGCGTCTAGCCACCTATGCCTCACGGTGCATCGAAAATGAGATTCTGATGCATTTCCGCTCACAGAAGAAGCTGCAGGGAGAGGTCTCCCTGTCGGATACATTGGATTCCGATGGTGAGGGGAATGCCCTGTCTCTGATGGATGTCATCAGCGTTGACGACGATATGCTGGAGAACTTGGACGCCCGGGACTCCTGTATCCAGGTGCGAAAGCTGGTGGAGGAATGCTTGGAGGAGCGGGAGAAGATGATCATTACCATGCGGTATGGCTTGGATAATAAGCCTCCGCGGACCCAGCGGGAGATCGCCGCTGAGAGCGGCATCTCCCGCTCTTATGTATCCCGTATTGAGAAGAAAGCGCTGAAAAAGCTCAAGGACGCTATGGACGGTGGTATCTGA
- a CDS encoding AEC family transporter, protein MENLMFSLNATMPVFLLMVAGYFLHKICLIDDRFADRMNNFVFKAALPVQLFQSLSTSDVQTVWNGSMILFCFAVSLLSILIMAAISLLLQKRSLRAEFIQAGYRGSQALLGAALLQNIYGDTGPLALVLIGAVPLYNVAAVVVLTLLSPEGGRLDRKTVGKTLWGIVTNPIILGIFAGLLWSVLGIPQPVILQRTVSSFAATATPLGLVALGACIDLKKAASCLRPTLVCSAFKLILFAAVFLPIAVLMGCRGELLVGMLIMLASPTTVSCFSMARSMGHEGTLTSSTVMLTTILSAFTFTGWLYLLRQLALI, encoded by the coding sequence ATGGAAAATCTGATGTTCAGCCTCAATGCCACCATGCCGGTCTTTCTGCTGATGGTCGCCGGCTACTTTCTCCATAAAATCTGTCTCATTGACGACCGTTTTGCAGATCGGATGAACAATTTTGTCTTTAAGGCCGCGCTGCCAGTACAGCTCTTTCAAAGCCTTTCCACATCGGATGTTCAAACGGTCTGGAATGGCAGCATGATCCTGTTCTGCTTCGCGGTCTCCCTGCTCTCCATTCTCATCATGGCCGCCATTTCCCTCCTGCTGCAAAAGCGCTCCCTTCGGGCGGAGTTTATCCAAGCTGGCTATCGGGGCAGCCAGGCCCTGCTGGGCGCCGCGCTGCTCCAGAACATCTATGGCGACACCGGCCCTCTGGCTCTCGTCCTCATCGGCGCCGTCCCCCTCTACAACGTGGCCGCCGTGGTGGTCCTCACCCTGCTCTCCCCAGAGGGCGGGCGACTGGATCGGAAAACCGTGGGCAAGACCCTGTGGGGCATCGTTACCAATCCCATCATCCTGGGAATCTTCGCAGGGCTCCTCTGGTCTGTGCTGGGCATCCCGCAGCCGGTCATCCTCCAGCGGACTGTCTCCAGCTTCGCCGCCACCGCCACCCCGCTTGGACTTGTCGCTCTGGGCGCCTGCATCGACCTCAAAAAGGCCGCCAGTTGCCTCCGGCCCACCCTGGTGTGCAGCGCTTTCAAGCTCATCCTCTTCGCCGCCGTCTTCCTTCCCATTGCCGTCTTGATGGGCTGCCGGGGCGAGCTGCTGGTCGGCATGCTCATCATGCTGGCCTCCCCCACCACCGTGAGCTGCTTCAGCATGGCCCGCAGCATGGGACATGAAGGCACCCTGACCTCCAGTACGGTGATGCTCACCACCATCCTCAGCGCCTTCACCTTCACCGGCTGGCTCTATCTTCTGCGACAGCTTGCGCTCATCTGA
- a CDS encoding carbon starvation CstA family protein gives MITFFACLVLLLVGFFTYGKLVEKVFRIDDRPTPAVAHPDGVDFVPMKTWRIFLIQLLNIAGLGPIYGALAGACWGPVVYLWIVFGTILGGGVHDFLSGMMSERHDGASISEIVGMYLGKVMKFVMRIFSVVLLVMVGVNFSVGPARLISQLISESFGASLPPMVLSTTFWLVLVLLYYLLATFLPVDKIIGKVYPFFGICLIIMAVGIAGMLILKPEYSMPELWESMGIVHPEGLPKWAMMFVTVACGAISGFHATQSPMMARCMTSEKEGRTVFYGAMVSEGVIALIWAAAGVTFYNGVGALDAAINAMGQGGVVYQISTTLMGSVGGVLAMIGVIACPITSGDTAFRSARLTISDWFHIDQSNVVKRAALSVPLLAVGAFIATSLDFNVLWRYFSWSNQTLAMLVLWAGAVFLHKYGFPAMCSLMAALPATFMSAVSVTYILQAEEGFRLSTSIAYPVGLVCAGLCLGIFVWRTLIVHKGDVLKPVADNA, from the coding sequence ATGATCACCTTTTTTGCCTGTCTGGTGCTGTTGCTGGTTGGTTTTTTCACCTATGGCAAGCTGGTGGAGAAGGTATTCCGGATTGATGACCGGCCTACCCCTGCCGTAGCGCACCCGGACGGAGTGGACTTCGTCCCCATGAAGACCTGGCGCATTTTTCTGATTCAGCTTCTAAACATCGCCGGACTGGGGCCCATCTATGGTGCGCTGGCCGGTGCCTGCTGGGGGCCTGTGGTCTACCTGTGGATTGTGTTCGGAACCATCCTGGGTGGCGGCGTCCATGACTTTCTGTCGGGTATGATGAGTGAACGCCACGACGGCGCGTCCATCTCTGAGATTGTGGGCATGTACCTGGGCAAAGTGATGAAGTTCGTCATGCGAATCTTTTCGGTGGTCCTGCTGGTGATGGTGGGCGTCAACTTTTCGGTGGGTCCCGCCAGGCTGATTAGCCAGCTCATTAGCGAGAGCTTTGGTGCGTCTCTGCCCCCGATGGTGCTGTCCACTACCTTCTGGCTGGTTTTGGTGCTGCTTTACTACCTGCTGGCGACCTTCCTGCCGGTGGATAAGATCATTGGCAAGGTGTATCCGTTTTTTGGTATCTGCCTCATCATCATGGCAGTGGGCATTGCAGGCATGCTGATCCTCAAGCCGGAGTACAGCATGCCCGAGCTGTGGGAGTCCATGGGCATCGTCCACCCCGAAGGCCTGCCCAAATGGGCCATGATGTTTGTCACCGTGGCCTGCGGCGCCATCTCCGGCTTCCATGCCACCCAGTCTCCCATGATGGCCCGCTGTATGACCAGCGAGAAGGAGGGCCGCACAGTATTCTACGGGGCCATGGTAAGCGAGGGCGTCATCGCTCTGATCTGGGCCGCGGCCGGTGTGACCTTCTATAATGGCGTGGGCGCTTTGGATGCGGCCATCAACGCCATGGGTCAGGGTGGGGTGGTTTACCAGATTTCCACCACCCTGATGGGTTCCGTGGGCGGTGTGCTGGCCATGATTGGTGTCATCGCCTGTCCCATCACCTCCGGCGACACTGCCTTCCGTTCCGCCCGGTTGACCATCTCGGATTGGTTTCACATCGACCAGTCCAACGTGGTCAAGCGCGCCGCCCTGTCCGTCCCCCTGCTGGCTGTGGGCGCATTCATCGCCACCAGCCTGGATTTCAATGTCCTCTGGCGGTATTTCTCCTGGTCCAACCAGACGCTGGCCATGCTGGTGCTGTGGGCCGGAGCGGTATTCCTGCACAAATACGGCTTCCCGGCGATGTGCAGCCTGATGGCCGCGCTGCCAGCCACCTTTATGTCAGCCGTCTCGGTTACGTACATCCTTCAGGCGGAGGAGGGCTTCCGGCTCTCCACCTCCATCGCCTATCCGGTGGGGCTCGTGTGCGCCGGGCTGTGTCTGGGCATCTTTGTCTGGCGTACCCTGATCGTCCACAAGGGCGACGTGCTTAAGCCCGTAGCGGACAATGCCTGA
- a CDS encoding ABC transporter ATP-binding protein, which produces MSLEGKALSFGYRRKDRAVLDRVNLTLKPGERLGLTAPSGRGKTTLCKLLAGYEKPKEGEVLLDGRPLAHGRGYCPVQMIWQHPETVVDPLMKLGDTLAEGWPVEQRVLDGLHIEPGWLERYPTELSGGELQRFCIARALGPATRFLLCDEISTMLDLITQAQIWNFLLEEAARRELGLLIVSHTPALLERLCTRTQPLDPSPV; this is translated from the coding sequence ATGAGCCTGGAGGGAAAGGCCCTGTCCTTTGGCTACCGCCGGAAGGACCGGGCGGTGCTGGACCGGGTGAATCTGACCCTGAAGCCGGGGGAGCGGCTGGGGCTGACCGCCCCCAGCGGCCGGGGCAAGACCACCCTGTGCAAGCTGCTCGCCGGCTATGAAAAGCCGAAGGAGGGAGAGGTGCTGCTGGACGGCCGGCCCCTGGCGCATGGGCGGGGCTACTGCCCTGTGCAGATGATATGGCAGCACCCGGAGACGGTAGTGGACCCGCTGATGAAGCTGGGAGACACCCTGGCCGAGGGCTGGCCGGTGGAGCAGCGGGTGCTGGACGGACTGCACATCGAGCCGGGCTGGCTGGAGCGCTATCCCACGGAGCTCTCCGGCGGAGAGCTCCAACGGTTCTGCATCGCCCGGGCTCTGGGGCCGGCGACCCGGTTTCTCCTGTGCGACGAGATCTCCACCATGCTGGATCTCATTACCCAGGCCCAGATCTGGAACTTTCTGCTGGAGGAGGCGGCGCGGCGGGAGCTGGGCCTGCTCATCGTCAGCCATACGCCCGCCCTGCTGGAGCGGCTGTGCACCCGGACCCAGCCTTTGGACCCAAGCCCTGTGTGA
- the feoB gene encoding ferrous iron transport protein B, protein MTEVKHSAGTLVEVAPGERAVILAVGNEKGPVKRRLVDMGLTPGTLVTVRKIAPFGDPIEVNLRGYELSLRKEDAGQITVCPPAQAPGLGRSRYKGMVQHIPDEAALRRMSADHAHEEAEHGGTPDYASHDTREMKLALVGNPNCGKTTLFNALTGSNQYVGNWPGVTVEKKEGRAEVDGKPVTVVDLPGIYSLSPYSMEEIVARDFIVGEHPDAIINIIDATNIERNLYLTAQLLELERPMVIALNFMDEVEKRGDKIDLERLSRALGVPVIPITARTGKNIQTLLEVAHNQMHVGVTVEPDDLYDDYTHAIHHRVGELVHDRAYAAGLPAHWTAVKLLEGDALVEKALDLTRPERERLESICREYEGAYALGDRETLVADSRYRFIQDVVQLAVKRGQPHGSLTLSDRIDSIVTHRFLAVPVFFLMMLTMFALTFGPGQLLADGVDTLIGGYFADFVRAVLAVSGVAPWVEALLVDGVIAGVGGVLTFLPQIAILFLFLSFLEDSGYMARAAFIMDRLLRRFGLSGKAFIPMLMGFGCTVPAVMGARTMENEKDRRMTIMLVPFMSCSARLPVYGLLTAAFFPRYGGLVVFSLYITGLVFAILSGIILKKVVFKGEPAAFVLELPPYRLPTLKNISLHVWEKVRGFLVKAGTLILAMSVLLWFLQSFGFEGGRFGMVSDEAGSLLGTLGSFLAPALKPLGFGTWQAAVALLSGLIAKEMVVSSMSMFYGFSVTASGAAIAGALSGTFQTPLAAYSFLVFVLLYVPCVAAVSTIRKEMNSTGWTLASIAWQIGAAYLGSLLVYQVGSLLLWL, encoded by the coding sequence ATGACGGAAGTGAAACACAGCGCCGGGACCCTGGTGGAGGTGGCTCCCGGCGAGCGCGCGGTCATCCTTGCGGTGGGAAATGAAAAGGGGCCTGTGAAGCGCCGGCTGGTGGATATGGGGCTGACGCCCGGCACTCTGGTGACGGTGCGGAAGATTGCTCCCTTCGGGGACCCCATCGAAGTGAACCTCCGGGGCTATGAGCTCTCACTGCGCAAGGAGGACGCGGGCCAGATCACGGTGTGTCCTCCTGCCCAGGCCCCGGGCTTGGGCAGGAGCCGGTACAAGGGAATGGTCCAGCACATCCCGGATGAGGCCGCTCTGCGCCGCATGAGCGCCGACCACGCCCATGAGGAGGCGGAGCACGGCGGTACGCCGGACTATGCCAGCCACGATACCCGGGAGATGAAGCTGGCCCTGGTGGGCAATCCCAACTGCGGTAAAACCACCCTCTTCAACGCCCTCACCGGCTCCAACCAATATGTGGGCAATTGGCCCGGCGTGACGGTGGAGAAGAAGGAGGGCCGGGCGGAGGTGGACGGCAAGCCGGTGACGGTGGTGGACCTGCCGGGCATCTATTCTCTGTCCCCCTACTCCATGGAGGAGATCGTGGCTCGGGACTTCATTGTGGGGGAGCACCCCGACGCCATCATCAATATCATCGACGCCACCAACATTGAGCGGAACCTGTATCTGACGGCCCAGCTTTTGGAGCTGGAGCGGCCCATGGTCATCGCCCTCAACTTTATGGACGAGGTAGAGAAGCGGGGGGACAAAATCGATCTGGAGCGGCTGTCGCGGGCTCTGGGGGTGCCCGTCATCCCCATCACCGCCCGGACGGGGAAGAATATCCAGACGCTGCTGGAGGTGGCCCACAACCAGATGCATGTGGGGGTGACGGTGGAGCCCGACGACCTCTACGACGACTACACCCACGCCATCCACCATCGGGTGGGGGAGCTGGTCCACGACCGGGCCTACGCCGCCGGCCTGCCCGCCCACTGGACGGCGGTCAAGCTGCTGGAGGGGGATGCCCTGGTGGAGAAGGCCCTGGACCTGACCCGTCCGGAGCGGGAGAGGCTGGAATCCATCTGCCGGGAGTATGAGGGGGCTTACGCCCTGGGCGACCGGGAGACCCTGGTGGCCGACAGCCGCTACCGCTTCATCCAGGATGTGGTCCAGCTTGCGGTGAAGCGGGGCCAGCCTCACGGGTCCCTGACCCTGTCGGACCGGATCGACTCCATCGTTACCCACCGGTTCCTGGCCGTGCCGGTCTTTTTCCTGATGATGCTGACCATGTTTGCCCTGACCTTTGGTCCCGGCCAGCTCCTGGCCGACGGGGTGGATACGCTGATCGGCGGATATTTCGCCGATTTCGTCCGCGCGGTGCTGGCCGTCTCCGGAGTAGCCCCATGGGTGGAGGCCCTGCTGGTGGACGGCGTGATTGCGGGGGTGGGGGGCGTGCTCACCTTCCTGCCCCAAATCGCCATTTTGTTCCTGTTTCTCTCCTTCCTGGAGGACTCCGGCTATATGGCCCGGGCCGCCTTTATCATGGACCGCCTGCTGCGGCGCTTTGGCCTGAGCGGCAAGGCCTTTATCCCTATGCTGATGGGCTTCGGCTGCACGGTGCCCGCCGTCATGGGGGCCCGCACCATGGAAAATGAAAAGGACCGGCGCATGACAATCATGCTGGTGCCCTTTATGTCCTGTTCGGCCCGGCTGCCGGTCTACGGCCTGCTCACCGCCGCCTTTTTCCCCCGATATGGCGGTCTGGTGGTCTTTTCTCTCTACATCACCGGCCTGGTGTTCGCCATCCTGTCGGGCATCATCCTCAAAAAAGTTGTCTTCAAAGGCGAGCCCGCCGCCTTTGTGCTGGAGCTGCCCCCTTACCGCCTGCCCACACTGAAAAACATCTCTCTCCATGTGTGGGAGAAGGTGCGGGGCTTTCTGGTGAAAGCGGGCACCCTGATCCTGGCCATGAGCGTGCTGCTCTGGTTCCTTCAGTCCTTCGGCTTTGAGGGCGGCCGCTTCGGCATGGTCAGCGATGAGGCCGGCTCCCTGCTGGGTACGCTGGGTTCCTTCCTTGCCCCGGCGCTCAAGCCCCTGGGCTTCGGCACCTGGCAGGCGGCGGTGGCTCTGCTGTCCGGTCTGATCGCCAAGGAGATGGTGGTCTCCTCCATGAGCATGTTCTACGGCTTCTCGGTGACCGCCAGCGGTGCCGCCATCGCCGGAGCCCTCTCCGGTACCTTTCAGACCCCGCTGGCCGCCTATTCCTTCCTGGTGTTCGTGCTGCTGTACGTCCCTTGTGTGGCGGCGGTATCCACGATCCGCAAGGAGATGAACTCCACCGGGTGGACCCTGGCCTCCATCGCTTGGCAGATCGGCGCCGCCTATCTGGGCTCGCTGCTGGTCTATCAGGTGGGCAGTCTGCTCCTGTGGCTGTGA
- a CDS encoding ABC transporter ATP-binding protein: MSEHNVILDVQNLRTYFPIKGGVVRKTVGYVHAVENVSFQIREQETFGLVGESGCGKSTTGRTILRLIEPTAGQVLFDGEDLCTLDREAMRQKRRDMQLVFQDPYASLNPRMTVRKLLEEPLRTHFRLAQAELDQQVSWIAGAVGLAEEQLERYPHQFSGGQRQRISIARALITKPRFVVADEPVSALDVSIQAQILNLLMNLQKDLKLSYLFISHDLNVVRHISNRVGVMYLGRIVELGDTEDVYCRPMHPYTQALLSAIPKKDPAEKKVRIRLEGDVPNPASPPPGCAFHNRCPHCMDLCKEQAPESRELEPGHRVACHLYDVPRS, translated from the coding sequence ATGAGCGAACACAACGTAATTCTGGACGTCCAAAATTTGCGGACCTACTTTCCCATCAAGGGCGGCGTCGTGCGGAAAACAGTGGGCTATGTCCACGCGGTGGAGAACGTCTCCTTCCAGATCCGGGAACAGGAGACCTTCGGCCTGGTGGGCGAATCCGGCTGCGGCAAATCGACCACGGGCAGGACCATTCTGCGGCTCATCGAACCCACCGCCGGGCAGGTCCTTTTCGACGGCGAGGACCTGTGTACGCTGGACAGGGAGGCTATGCGGCAGAAGCGCCGGGATATGCAGCTCGTCTTTCAGGACCCCTACGCCTCCCTGAATCCTCGCATGACCGTGCGGAAGCTGCTGGAGGAGCCTCTCCGGACCCATTTCCGCCTGGCACAGGCCGAGCTGGACCAGCAGGTGTCGTGGATCGCCGGCGCCGTCGGCCTGGCGGAGGAGCAGTTGGAGCGCTATCCCCATCAATTTTCCGGCGGTCAGCGCCAGCGCATCAGCATCGCCCGCGCCCTCATCACCAAGCCCCGGTTCGTGGTGGCCGACGAGCCGGTGTCCGCCCTGGACGTGTCCATCCAAGCCCAGATCCTCAATCTGCTGATGAATCTGCAAAAGGACCTGAAGCTGTCCTATCTCTTCATCTCCCACGACCTCAATGTGGTGCGCCACATCAGCAATCGGGTGGGTGTCATGTATCTGGGCCGCATCGTGGAGCTGGGCGATACGGAGGATGTGTACTGCCGGCCCATGCACCCCTACACGCAGGCCCTTCTCTCCGCCATTCCCAAAAAAGACCCCGCGGAGAAAAAAGTCCGCATCCGGCTGGAGGGCGACGTACCCAATCCGGCCTCCCCTCCCCCGGGCTGCGCCTTTCACAACCGCTGCCCCCACTGCATGGACCTCTGCAAAGAGCAGGCGCCGGAGTCCAGAGAGCTGGAGCCCGGCCACCGCGTCGCCTGCCACCTCTATGACGTGCCCCGCTCCTGA